The Monomorium pharaonis isolate MP-MQ-018 chromosome 5, ASM1337386v2, whole genome shotgun sequence genome includes a window with the following:
- the LOC118645873 gene encoding uncharacterized protein LOC118645873 gives MFVLVSVSLQKKIDSLSKDFKRETAKNRAKVQKILAILRDKFPNGGNEEISHGLMPEFPLVTIEEYIQFNDMLKNDEQIRKCFDKRIKNIGGHTAQKWFQIYSQLV, from the exons ATGTTTGTCCTTGTTTCAGTTTCTTTACAGAAGAAAATTGATTCCCTTTCCAAAGATTTTAAACGCGAAACTgcaaagaacagagcaaaagtCCAAAAAATACTTGCaattttaagagataaattCCCGAATGGTGGAAATGAAGAAATTTCTCATGGTTTAATGCCTGAGTTTCCCTTGGTAACCATAGAAGAATAcattcaatttaatgatatgTTGAAAAATGATGAACAAATTCGTAAATGCTTT GACAAGAGGATAAAGAACATTGGTGGACACACTGCTCAAAAATGGTTTCAAATATACTCACAACTTGTATAA